A window from Erythrolamprus reginae isolate rEryReg1 chromosome 9, rEryReg1.hap1, whole genome shotgun sequence encodes these proteins:
- the LOC139172350 gene encoding lysosomal alpha-glucosidase-like isoform X2, with the protein MYAEAAMKSYQKLSTDVSWLSEAEEEDADGKPLCHQKLSAWWLGGGLLMMAAFLSGVTVWVLGQIWWDQHGVPSWSKCTSVPQTRRFDCYPEKSVVVTQELCESRGCCFVESEGPLDRTNGVPWCFYPPGFPSYTLGSTNETDLGLVGFLTRETKTYYPKDIEKLQLRVEFETDSRLHIKITDATNPRYEVPIDVPKVMKKAENPLYSVEFCKEPFGLIVKRRLSGTVLLNTTVAPLFFADQFLQISTVLPSTFLYGLGEHRSNFLHHLEWNTLPLWARDVPPTESYNLYGVHPFYLLMEKGGDAHGVFLLNSNLMEVALQPAPALTWRTTGGILDFYIFLGPDPNLVVQQYQQVIGFPAMPPFWGLGFHLCRWGYETSNKTWETVKAMRNFQMPQDAQWNDIDYMDSSRDFAVDPERFASLPQMVEDLHKHGQYYLLILDPGISSVQPPGSYWPYDEGLKRGVFINNTEGKPLIGKVWPGFTAYPDFSNPTTHEWWLENLRHLHAQVPFDGLWIDMNEPSNFIDGSTEGCSKGDLDNPPYMPGILGGSLSAKTICASAQQSGSVHYNLHNLYGLMEAKATARALVELRGKRPFVISRSTFPSQGRYSGHWLGDNRSEWKDMFWSIPGLLSFSLFGVPLVGADICGFSSSTSEELCVRWMQLGAFYPFSRNHNTKSEKAQDPTAFSPAARTAMKAALELRYTLLPLLYSLFHRAHLQGETVARPLFFEFPKDEATYAVEKQFLWGRVLLVTPVLEPGTDSVIGYFPKGVWYDYYTGSSVNSSGESLEMVAPLDHINVHLREGTILPTQKPGGSTGLRRRNPLTLIAALSPTSNAWGDLFWDDGDSLDTFEKGDYSYLVFNATQNTFVSTVLHSSTEATYITVDKLTVYGVQEEPKAVTVGGKNWPFTYLANQVLHVSGLQLPLNQGFSVRWM; encoded by the exons atgtatg cCGAAGCCGCCATGAAGTCCTACCAGAAGCTGAGCACGGACGTCTCTTGGCTCAGCGAGGCGGAGGAGGAAGACGCCGACGGGAAACCCTTGTGCCACCAGAAGTTGTCGGCTTGGTGGCTAGGTGGGGGCCTCTTGATGATGGCTGCCTTCCTTAGCGGAGTGACCGTTTGGGTCCTTGGCCAGATTTGGTGGGACCAGCACGGGGTTCCCTCCTGGTCCAAATGCACCTCCGTGCCACAGACTCGTCGCTTTGACTGCTACCCGGAGAAAAGTGTGGTGGTGACGCAAGAACTCTGCGAGAGTCGGGGGTGCTGTTTTGTGGAGAGCGAGGGGCCCCTCGACCGAACAAACGGGGTCCCCTGGTGCTTTTATCCCCCTGGTTTCCCCAGCTACACCTTGGGGAGCACGAATGAGACCGACCTGGGCCTGGTGGGTTTTCTAACCAGAGAAACAAAGACTTATTACCCAAAAGACATCGAGAAGCTGCAGCTCAGGGTGGAGTTTGAAACAGATTCTCGGCTGCACATCaag ATCACCGATGCCACCAATCCCCGGTACGAGGTGCCAATTGACGTTCCCAAAGTCATGAAGAAGGCGGAGAATCCTCTCTACTCTGTTGAGTTCTGCAAGGAGCCTTTTGGTCTGATCGTGAAGCGAAGGCTCTCGGGGACAGTTCt GTTGAACACCACAGTGGCTCCCTTGTTTTTCGCGGACCAGTTTCTCCAGATCTCCACTGTCCTGCCTTCTACATTTCTTTACGGGTTGGGAGAACATCGGAGCAACTTCCTCCACCACCTGGAATGGAACACGCTGCCTCTCTGGGCCCGAGACGTCCCTCCGACG GAGTCCTACAATCTCTACGGCGTTCACCCGTTCTATCTTCTCATGGAGAAAGGCGGAGATGCCCACGGGGTCTTTCTCCTGAACAGCAACTTGATGG AGGTGGCCCTTCAGCCGGCTCCTGCTCTCACCTGGAGGACCACCGGGGGAATTTTAGATTTCTACATCTTTTTAGGACCGGATCCCAACTTGGTGGTCCAGCAATACCAGCAAGTGATCG GTTTCCCAGCCATGCCCCCCTTTTGGGGACTGGGGTTCCACCTCTGCCGTTGGGGGTATGAGACAAGCAACAAGACTTGGGAGACAGTCAAAGCGATGCGGAATTTCCAGATGCCCCAG GACGCCCAATGGAACGACATCGATTACATGGACAGCTCTCGAGACTTCGCTGTGGACCCTGAGAGGTTTGCCAGTCTGCCCCAGATGGTGGAGGATCTTCACAAGCACGGACAATACTACTTGCTCATTCTG GATCCCGGAATCAGTAGCGTCCAGCCTCCGGGCTCTTACTGGCCATACGACGAAGGCCTGAAGCGCGGCGTCTTCATCAACAACACCGAAGGGAAACCTCTAATCGGAAAG gTCTGGCCCGGCTTCACTGCTTATCCTGACTTTTCCAACCCAACCACTCATGAATGGTGGCTAGAAAACCTGAGACACCTTCACGCTCAAGTTCCTTTCGATGGACTTTGGATC GACATGAACGAACCATCCAACTTTATCGATGGCTCCACAGAAGGGTGCTCCAAAGGAGATCTAGACAACCCACCTTACATGCCTG GGATCCTGGGAGGGTCTCTGTCGGCCAAGACCATTTGCGCTTCGGCCCAGCAGAGCGGCTCCGTCCATTACAATCTCCACAACCTCTATGGGCTGATGGAAGCCAAGGCCACCGCAAG GGCTCTGGTTGAACTCCGAGGGAAGAGGCCCTTCGTTATTTCACGTTCCACTTTCCCCAGCCAGGGCAGGTATTCTGGCCACTGGCTGGGGGACAACCGGAGCGAATGGAAGGATATGTTTTGGTCCATTCCAG GCCTGCTGAGCTTCAGCCTCTTCGGAGTCCCGCTGGTGGGGGCCGACATCTGTGGCTTCTCCAGCTCCACCTCGGAGGAGCTCTGCGTTCGCTGGATGCAGCTGGGAGCCTTCTACCCCTTCTCGCGCAATCACAACACTAAGTCTGAGAAG GCTCAAGATCCCACGGCCTTTAGCCCGGCAGCCCGGACGGCCATGAAGGCAGCGCTAGAACTCCGTTACACCCTGCTGCCCCTGCTCTATTCTCTCTTCCACCGGGCTCACCTGCAAGGGGAGACGGTCGCCCGCCCGCTGTTTTTTGA GTTCCCAAAGGATGAGGCCACCTACGCAGTGGAGAAGCAGTTCCTTTGGGGCAGAGTCCTGCTGGTGACGCCTGTTTTGGAACCTGGCACAGATTCGGTGATCGGTTACTTCCCCAAAGGTGTTTGGTACGATTACTACACG GGGTCTTCGGTGAACAGCAGCGGGGAGAGCTTGGAAATGGTGGCCCCCCTGGATCACATCAACGTCCACCTGCGAGAGGGGACCATCCTGCCAACTCAG AAACCCGGAGGCAGCACTGGGCTGAGACGCCGGAACCCTCTGACCCTGATTGCAGCTTTATCCCCGACCTCCAACGCCTGGGGAGACCTGTTTTGGGACGACGGTGACAGCCTGGACACCTTTGAAAAGGGGGACTATTCCTACCTGGTGTTCAACGCCACGCAG AACACCTTCGTCTCCACCGTCCTGCATTCCAGCACTGAAGCCACCTACATCACAGTGGACAAACTCACTGTCTACGGAGTCCAAGAAGAGCCAAAAGCGGTCACTGTCGGTGGAAAAAACTGGCCTTTCACTTATTTGGCCAACCAG GTCCTCCACGTGAGCGGCCTGCAGCTGCCCCTCAACCAGGGTTTCTCCGTCCGGTGGATGTGA
- the LOC139172350 gene encoding lysosomal alpha-glucosidase-like isoform X3, with product MKSYQKLSTDVSWLSEAEEEDADGKPLCHQKLSAWWLGGGLLMMAAFLSGVTVWVLGQIWWDQHGVPSWSKCTSVPQTRRFDCYPEKSVVVTQELCESRGCCFVESEGPLDRTNGVPWCFYPPGFPSYTLGSTNETDLGLVGFLTRETKTYYPKDIEKLQLRVEFETDSRLHIKITDATNPRYEVPIDVPKVMKKAENPLYSVEFCKEPFGLIVKRRLSGTVLLNTTVAPLFFADQFLQISTVLPSTFLYGLGEHRSNFLHHLEWNTLPLWARDVPPTESYNLYGVHPFYLLMEKGGDAHGVFLLNSNLMEVALQPAPALTWRTTGGILDFYIFLGPDPNLVVQQYQQVIGFPAMPPFWGLGFHLCRWGYETSNKTWETVKAMRNFQMPQDAQWNDIDYMDSSRDFAVDPERFASLPQMVEDLHKHGQYYLLILDPGISSVQPPGSYWPYDEGLKRGVFINNTEGKPLIGKVWPGFTAYPDFSNPTTHEWWLENLRHLHAQVPFDGLWIDMNEPSNFIDGSTEGCSKGDLDNPPYMPGILGGSLSAKTICASAQQSGSVHYNLHNLYGLMEAKATARALVELRGKRPFVISRSTFPSQGRYSGHWLGDNRSEWKDMFWSIPGLLSFSLFGVPLVGADICGFSSSTSEELCVRWMQLGAFYPFSRNHNTKSEKAQDPTAFSPAARTAMKAALELRYTLLPLLYSLFHRAHLQGETVARPLFFEFPKDEATYAVEKQFLWGRVLLVTPVLEPGTDSVIGYFPKGVWYDYYTGSSVNSSGESLEMVAPLDHINVHLREGTILPTQKPGGSTGLRRRNPLTLIAALSPTSNAWGDLFWDDGDSLDTFEKGDYSYLVFNATQNTFVSTVLHSSTEATYITVDKLTVYGVQEEPKAVTVGGKNWPFTYLANQVLHVSGLQLPLNQGFSVRWM from the exons ATGAAGTCCTACCAGAAGCTGAGCACGGACGTCTCTTGGCTCAGCGAGGCGGAGGAGGAAGACGCCGACGGGAAACCCTTGTGCCACCAGAAGTTGTCGGCTTGGTGGCTAGGTGGGGGCCTCTTGATGATGGCTGCCTTCCTTAGCGGAGTGACCGTTTGGGTCCTTGGCCAGATTTGGTGGGACCAGCACGGGGTTCCCTCCTGGTCCAAATGCACCTCCGTGCCACAGACTCGTCGCTTTGACTGCTACCCGGAGAAAAGTGTGGTGGTGACGCAAGAACTCTGCGAGAGTCGGGGGTGCTGTTTTGTGGAGAGCGAGGGGCCCCTCGACCGAACAAACGGGGTCCCCTGGTGCTTTTATCCCCCTGGTTTCCCCAGCTACACCTTGGGGAGCACGAATGAGACCGACCTGGGCCTGGTGGGTTTTCTAACCAGAGAAACAAAGACTTATTACCCAAAAGACATCGAGAAGCTGCAGCTCAGGGTGGAGTTTGAAACAGATTCTCGGCTGCACATCaag ATCACCGATGCCACCAATCCCCGGTACGAGGTGCCAATTGACGTTCCCAAAGTCATGAAGAAGGCGGAGAATCCTCTCTACTCTGTTGAGTTCTGCAAGGAGCCTTTTGGTCTGATCGTGAAGCGAAGGCTCTCGGGGACAGTTCt GTTGAACACCACAGTGGCTCCCTTGTTTTTCGCGGACCAGTTTCTCCAGATCTCCACTGTCCTGCCTTCTACATTTCTTTACGGGTTGGGAGAACATCGGAGCAACTTCCTCCACCACCTGGAATGGAACACGCTGCCTCTCTGGGCCCGAGACGTCCCTCCGACG GAGTCCTACAATCTCTACGGCGTTCACCCGTTCTATCTTCTCATGGAGAAAGGCGGAGATGCCCACGGGGTCTTTCTCCTGAACAGCAACTTGATGG AGGTGGCCCTTCAGCCGGCTCCTGCTCTCACCTGGAGGACCACCGGGGGAATTTTAGATTTCTACATCTTTTTAGGACCGGATCCCAACTTGGTGGTCCAGCAATACCAGCAAGTGATCG GTTTCCCAGCCATGCCCCCCTTTTGGGGACTGGGGTTCCACCTCTGCCGTTGGGGGTATGAGACAAGCAACAAGACTTGGGAGACAGTCAAAGCGATGCGGAATTTCCAGATGCCCCAG GACGCCCAATGGAACGACATCGATTACATGGACAGCTCTCGAGACTTCGCTGTGGACCCTGAGAGGTTTGCCAGTCTGCCCCAGATGGTGGAGGATCTTCACAAGCACGGACAATACTACTTGCTCATTCTG GATCCCGGAATCAGTAGCGTCCAGCCTCCGGGCTCTTACTGGCCATACGACGAAGGCCTGAAGCGCGGCGTCTTCATCAACAACACCGAAGGGAAACCTCTAATCGGAAAG gTCTGGCCCGGCTTCACTGCTTATCCTGACTTTTCCAACCCAACCACTCATGAATGGTGGCTAGAAAACCTGAGACACCTTCACGCTCAAGTTCCTTTCGATGGACTTTGGATC GACATGAACGAACCATCCAACTTTATCGATGGCTCCACAGAAGGGTGCTCCAAAGGAGATCTAGACAACCCACCTTACATGCCTG GGATCCTGGGAGGGTCTCTGTCGGCCAAGACCATTTGCGCTTCGGCCCAGCAGAGCGGCTCCGTCCATTACAATCTCCACAACCTCTATGGGCTGATGGAAGCCAAGGCCACCGCAAG GGCTCTGGTTGAACTCCGAGGGAAGAGGCCCTTCGTTATTTCACGTTCCACTTTCCCCAGCCAGGGCAGGTATTCTGGCCACTGGCTGGGGGACAACCGGAGCGAATGGAAGGATATGTTTTGGTCCATTCCAG GCCTGCTGAGCTTCAGCCTCTTCGGAGTCCCGCTGGTGGGGGCCGACATCTGTGGCTTCTCCAGCTCCACCTCGGAGGAGCTCTGCGTTCGCTGGATGCAGCTGGGAGCCTTCTACCCCTTCTCGCGCAATCACAACACTAAGTCTGAGAAG GCTCAAGATCCCACGGCCTTTAGCCCGGCAGCCCGGACGGCCATGAAGGCAGCGCTAGAACTCCGTTACACCCTGCTGCCCCTGCTCTATTCTCTCTTCCACCGGGCTCACCTGCAAGGGGAGACGGTCGCCCGCCCGCTGTTTTTTGA GTTCCCAAAGGATGAGGCCACCTACGCAGTGGAGAAGCAGTTCCTTTGGGGCAGAGTCCTGCTGGTGACGCCTGTTTTGGAACCTGGCACAGATTCGGTGATCGGTTACTTCCCCAAAGGTGTTTGGTACGATTACTACACG GGGTCTTCGGTGAACAGCAGCGGGGAGAGCTTGGAAATGGTGGCCCCCCTGGATCACATCAACGTCCACCTGCGAGAGGGGACCATCCTGCCAACTCAG AAACCCGGAGGCAGCACTGGGCTGAGACGCCGGAACCCTCTGACCCTGATTGCAGCTTTATCCCCGACCTCCAACGCCTGGGGAGACCTGTTTTGGGACGACGGTGACAGCCTGGACACCTTTGAAAAGGGGGACTATTCCTACCTGGTGTTCAACGCCACGCAG AACACCTTCGTCTCCACCGTCCTGCATTCCAGCACTGAAGCCACCTACATCACAGTGGACAAACTCACTGTCTACGGAGTCCAAGAAGAGCCAAAAGCGGTCACTGTCGGTGGAAAAAACTGGCCTTTCACTTATTTGGCCAACCAG GTCCTCCACGTGAGCGGCCTGCAGCTGCCCCTCAACCAGGGTTTCTCCGTCCGGTGGATGTGA
- the LOC139172350 gene encoding lysosomal alpha-glucosidase-like isoform X1: protein MRRMSRGGDHNREEKGGGKRTIRVRPALPPLFFFPAQPLIFERFQPIGVLRLGFRDAEAAMKSYQKLSTDVSWLSEAEEEDADGKPLCHQKLSAWWLGGGLLMMAAFLSGVTVWVLGQIWWDQHGVPSWSKCTSVPQTRRFDCYPEKSVVVTQELCESRGCCFVESEGPLDRTNGVPWCFYPPGFPSYTLGSTNETDLGLVGFLTRETKTYYPKDIEKLQLRVEFETDSRLHIKITDATNPRYEVPIDVPKVMKKAENPLYSVEFCKEPFGLIVKRRLSGTVLLNTTVAPLFFADQFLQISTVLPSTFLYGLGEHRSNFLHHLEWNTLPLWARDVPPTESYNLYGVHPFYLLMEKGGDAHGVFLLNSNLMEVALQPAPALTWRTTGGILDFYIFLGPDPNLVVQQYQQVIGFPAMPPFWGLGFHLCRWGYETSNKTWETVKAMRNFQMPQDAQWNDIDYMDSSRDFAVDPERFASLPQMVEDLHKHGQYYLLILDPGISSVQPPGSYWPYDEGLKRGVFINNTEGKPLIGKVWPGFTAYPDFSNPTTHEWWLENLRHLHAQVPFDGLWIDMNEPSNFIDGSTEGCSKGDLDNPPYMPGILGGSLSAKTICASAQQSGSVHYNLHNLYGLMEAKATARALVELRGKRPFVISRSTFPSQGRYSGHWLGDNRSEWKDMFWSIPGLLSFSLFGVPLVGADICGFSSSTSEELCVRWMQLGAFYPFSRNHNTKSEKAQDPTAFSPAARTAMKAALELRYTLLPLLYSLFHRAHLQGETVARPLFFEFPKDEATYAVEKQFLWGRVLLVTPVLEPGTDSVIGYFPKGVWYDYYTGSSVNSSGESLEMVAPLDHINVHLREGTILPTQKPGGSTGLRRRNPLTLIAALSPTSNAWGDLFWDDGDSLDTFEKGDYSYLVFNATQNTFVSTVLHSSTEATYITVDKLTVYGVQEEPKAVTVGGKNWPFTYLANQVLHVSGLQLPLNQGFSVRWM, encoded by the exons ATGCGGCGAATGAGCAGAGGAGGAGACCACAacagggaagaaaagggagggggcaaAAGAACCATTCGCGTGCGCCCAGCTcttcctcccctctttttttttcccgCCCAGCCTTTGATTTTTGAACGCTTCCAGCCAATCGGAGTTCTCCGTCTGGGTTTCCGGGATG cCGAAGCCGCCATGAAGTCCTACCAGAAGCTGAGCACGGACGTCTCTTGGCTCAGCGAGGCGGAGGAGGAAGACGCCGACGGGAAACCCTTGTGCCACCAGAAGTTGTCGGCTTGGTGGCTAGGTGGGGGCCTCTTGATGATGGCTGCCTTCCTTAGCGGAGTGACCGTTTGGGTCCTTGGCCAGATTTGGTGGGACCAGCACGGGGTTCCCTCCTGGTCCAAATGCACCTCCGTGCCACAGACTCGTCGCTTTGACTGCTACCCGGAGAAAAGTGTGGTGGTGACGCAAGAACTCTGCGAGAGTCGGGGGTGCTGTTTTGTGGAGAGCGAGGGGCCCCTCGACCGAACAAACGGGGTCCCCTGGTGCTTTTATCCCCCTGGTTTCCCCAGCTACACCTTGGGGAGCACGAATGAGACCGACCTGGGCCTGGTGGGTTTTCTAACCAGAGAAACAAAGACTTATTACCCAAAAGACATCGAGAAGCTGCAGCTCAGGGTGGAGTTTGAAACAGATTCTCGGCTGCACATCaag ATCACCGATGCCACCAATCCCCGGTACGAGGTGCCAATTGACGTTCCCAAAGTCATGAAGAAGGCGGAGAATCCTCTCTACTCTGTTGAGTTCTGCAAGGAGCCTTTTGGTCTGATCGTGAAGCGAAGGCTCTCGGGGACAGTTCt GTTGAACACCACAGTGGCTCCCTTGTTTTTCGCGGACCAGTTTCTCCAGATCTCCACTGTCCTGCCTTCTACATTTCTTTACGGGTTGGGAGAACATCGGAGCAACTTCCTCCACCACCTGGAATGGAACACGCTGCCTCTCTGGGCCCGAGACGTCCCTCCGACG GAGTCCTACAATCTCTACGGCGTTCACCCGTTCTATCTTCTCATGGAGAAAGGCGGAGATGCCCACGGGGTCTTTCTCCTGAACAGCAACTTGATGG AGGTGGCCCTTCAGCCGGCTCCTGCTCTCACCTGGAGGACCACCGGGGGAATTTTAGATTTCTACATCTTTTTAGGACCGGATCCCAACTTGGTGGTCCAGCAATACCAGCAAGTGATCG GTTTCCCAGCCATGCCCCCCTTTTGGGGACTGGGGTTCCACCTCTGCCGTTGGGGGTATGAGACAAGCAACAAGACTTGGGAGACAGTCAAAGCGATGCGGAATTTCCAGATGCCCCAG GACGCCCAATGGAACGACATCGATTACATGGACAGCTCTCGAGACTTCGCTGTGGACCCTGAGAGGTTTGCCAGTCTGCCCCAGATGGTGGAGGATCTTCACAAGCACGGACAATACTACTTGCTCATTCTG GATCCCGGAATCAGTAGCGTCCAGCCTCCGGGCTCTTACTGGCCATACGACGAAGGCCTGAAGCGCGGCGTCTTCATCAACAACACCGAAGGGAAACCTCTAATCGGAAAG gTCTGGCCCGGCTTCACTGCTTATCCTGACTTTTCCAACCCAACCACTCATGAATGGTGGCTAGAAAACCTGAGACACCTTCACGCTCAAGTTCCTTTCGATGGACTTTGGATC GACATGAACGAACCATCCAACTTTATCGATGGCTCCACAGAAGGGTGCTCCAAAGGAGATCTAGACAACCCACCTTACATGCCTG GGATCCTGGGAGGGTCTCTGTCGGCCAAGACCATTTGCGCTTCGGCCCAGCAGAGCGGCTCCGTCCATTACAATCTCCACAACCTCTATGGGCTGATGGAAGCCAAGGCCACCGCAAG GGCTCTGGTTGAACTCCGAGGGAAGAGGCCCTTCGTTATTTCACGTTCCACTTTCCCCAGCCAGGGCAGGTATTCTGGCCACTGGCTGGGGGACAACCGGAGCGAATGGAAGGATATGTTTTGGTCCATTCCAG GCCTGCTGAGCTTCAGCCTCTTCGGAGTCCCGCTGGTGGGGGCCGACATCTGTGGCTTCTCCAGCTCCACCTCGGAGGAGCTCTGCGTTCGCTGGATGCAGCTGGGAGCCTTCTACCCCTTCTCGCGCAATCACAACACTAAGTCTGAGAAG GCTCAAGATCCCACGGCCTTTAGCCCGGCAGCCCGGACGGCCATGAAGGCAGCGCTAGAACTCCGTTACACCCTGCTGCCCCTGCTCTATTCTCTCTTCCACCGGGCTCACCTGCAAGGGGAGACGGTCGCCCGCCCGCTGTTTTTTGA GTTCCCAAAGGATGAGGCCACCTACGCAGTGGAGAAGCAGTTCCTTTGGGGCAGAGTCCTGCTGGTGACGCCTGTTTTGGAACCTGGCACAGATTCGGTGATCGGTTACTTCCCCAAAGGTGTTTGGTACGATTACTACACG GGGTCTTCGGTGAACAGCAGCGGGGAGAGCTTGGAAATGGTGGCCCCCCTGGATCACATCAACGTCCACCTGCGAGAGGGGACCATCCTGCCAACTCAG AAACCCGGAGGCAGCACTGGGCTGAGACGCCGGAACCCTCTGACCCTGATTGCAGCTTTATCCCCGACCTCCAACGCCTGGGGAGACCTGTTTTGGGACGACGGTGACAGCCTGGACACCTTTGAAAAGGGGGACTATTCCTACCTGGTGTTCAACGCCACGCAG AACACCTTCGTCTCCACCGTCCTGCATTCCAGCACTGAAGCCACCTACATCACAGTGGACAAACTCACTGTCTACGGAGTCCAAGAAGAGCCAAAAGCGGTCACTGTCGGTGGAAAAAACTGGCCTTTCACTTATTTGGCCAACCAG GTCCTCCACGTGAGCGGCCTGCAGCTGCCCCTCAACCAGGGTTTCTCCGTCCGGTGGATGTGA